One genomic segment of Candidatus Marsarchaeota archaeon includes these proteins:
- a CDS encoding V-type ATP synthase subunit E family protein — MGLEDILENINRTTKESVKRITDEAKGEADSIRAEAEAKAQSIMQEYSAKAESDAKQLATRELSKASIAAKMEYSAEVNKRVSKAIDSIRGNLQKYAKSPAYRKLLAALAQKAAGELGEGCTLYVQEGDMQLIKQDGKGFKVAKAKDRFAGGLKGSSIDGKREVDYTLEAILQGLHGKVALELVKLIKGGAKRGKK, encoded by the coding sequence ATGGGACTCGAAGACATCCTGGAGAACATAAACAGGACTACCAAGGAGAGCGTCAAGCGCATAACGGACGAAGCCAAGGGCGAAGCTGATAGCATACGTGCCGAAGCCGAGGCCAAGGCGCAGAGCATAATGCAGGAATATTCCGCAAAGGCCGAAAGCGATGCGAAGCAATTGGCCACAAGGGAGCTGTCAAAAGCCAGCATAGCGGCGAAGATGGAATACAGCGCCGAGGTGAACAAGAGAGTGAGCAAGGCCATCGACTCAATACGCGGCAATCTCCAGAAGTATGCGAAGAGCCCAGCATACAGGAAACTGCTTGCAGCACTCGCGCAGAAGGCCGCCGGGGAGCTGGGCGAAGGCTGCACGCTGTACGTGCAGGAGGGCGACATGCAGCTCATCAAGCAGGACGGGAAGGGCTTCAAGGTCGCCAAGGCCAAGGACAGGTTCGCAGGCGGCCTCAAGGGCTCTTCCATTGACGGCAAGCGCGAAGTCGACTACACGCTCGAGGCAATACTCCAGGGGCTGCACGGCAAGGTGGCGCTGGAGCTCGTGAAGCTGATAAAGGGCGGTGCCAAAAGAGGCAAGAAGTGA